Proteins from a single region of Cydia pomonella isolate Wapato2018A chromosome 13, ilCydPomo1, whole genome shotgun sequence:
- the LOC133524381 gene encoding uncharacterized protein LOC133524381, protein MCCIFTWMAWCFDASHRVVVFIMACLISSSVCCLLLTASLAGVAMGYNYSLAEYIDLKETNISVYIKRGVYDDEIADDFDWRRSGGAEPSIALKDAGGQRISPGVQQDEQPLAAGRRRSDNSIFESEAQNKYEGSLMRLTSPPAGDAVRRFEPPAPPYTTSPSTTLNKVDALLQVADSLPGGSVERLKAIQAAARHHEARKIELATAKIPEDPLDRVKAIEANAQIHNARRSDPTTTTDKYAKYFGQLAMHPGFPGSGLSARKFMESRDKDIKETIPPNRFRDAVFQGDLSGWPTAEPSRSSSENFFDYEVSYKSPVLTPPTIRPLLVRPLENKMQQIMWDMKPKVESPIKITQTDFKDFGNDNSIKLKDMVPKRGKMYSDYDDSHGLPIRRKRSGRKVNVKESGFISSLITKTTHDTYLHTKAIEEELEISTITEDTLLNDFIQKSSAESTKTKLNNLKSTNSSHNSQAMIVEADHDSDVFVKLSKINSLEHLTSTWKTKYVNSKPTKRKKKLEGYAYKILGNKQTESFWWRFSDGVSEQWNRIILYLHKRNSPILDHFRNPKTSDNNDSNSFDSKKSTIINKLVAISTKKPVERNQFHITETNTRTNLDI, encoded by the exons ATGTGCTGCATATTTACGTGGATGGCCTGGTGCTTCGATGCATCACACAG GGTCGTGGTTTTCATCATGGCGTGCCTCATCAGCTCGTCTGTCTGTTGCTTGCTACTCACAGCTTCACTAGCAGGCGTTGCCATGGGTTATAATTACTCATTAGCTGAGTACATCGACCTCAAAG agactAACATCTCCGTGTACATCAAGCGAGGTGTTTACGATGACGAGATAGCTGATGACTTCGACTGGAGACGATCGGGCGGTGCAGAACCAAGTATTGCTCTCAAGGACGCCGGTGGCC AGAGAATATCACCCGGAGTTCAACAAGACGAGCAGCCACTAGCGGCCGGTCGTCGCCGATCGGACAACTCCATATTTGAGTCGGAAGCACAAAACAAATACGAAGGCAGCCTCATGCGGCTCACGTCTCCACCGGCTGGAGACGCTGTACGAAGATTTGAACCTCCAGCGCCACCATATACCACCAGTCCCTCAACGACTCTGAATAAAGTCGATGCATTGCTGCAA GTTGCCGACAGCTTGCCAGGCGGTTCGGTGGAACGATTGAAAGCTATACAAGCGGCTGCAAGGCATCATGAAGCTCGAAAAATTGAATTG GCTACCGCTAAGATTCCCGAGGATCCGTTAGATCGAGTAAAGGCTATAGAAGCTAATGCTCAAATACATAATGCCAGGAGGAGCGACCCG accACAACGACGGATAAGTACGCCAAATATTTCGGTCAGTTAGCGATGCACCCCGGTTTCCCAGGCTCCGGTTTAAGCGCCAGGAAGTTTATGGAGAGTCGAGATAAGGATATCAAGGAGACAATCCCGCCTAATCGTTTTAGAGACGCTGTGTTCCAAGGGGATCTTTCAGGCTGGCCTACAGCGG AACCTTCTAGATCGTCTTCCGAAAATTTCTTCGACTACGAAGTTAGCTACAAGTCTCCAGTACTAACACCGCCAACCATAAGGCCTTTACTCGTTCGTCCgttagaaaataaaatgcagCAGATTATGTGGGACATGAAGCCGAAAGTAGAAAGTCCGATTAAAATAACCCAAACTGATTTCAAGGATTTCGGGAATGATAA TTCTATTAAATTGAAAGATATGGTGCCCAAACGAGGAAAGATGTACAGTGACTACGATGACTCTCATGGATTACCTATTCGAAGGAAAAGAAGCGGTAGGAAAGTTAATGTGAAAGAATCAGGTTTTATTTCATCCTTAATAACTAAAACGACTCATGACACTTACCTGCATACCAAGGCCATAGAAGAGGAGTTGGAGATATCTACGATTACTGAAGATACGTTACTAAATGACTTTATACAAAAATCATCAGCAGAATCcacaaaaactaaactaaataatttgaaaagtaCTAACTCTAGTCATAACTCTCAAGCGATGATTGTAGAAGCTGATCATGACAGCGATGTTTTCGTTaaactttcaaaaataaatagctTGGAACATTTAACCTCTACCTGGAAAACGAAATACGTAAATTCCAAGCCTACGAAGCGGAAGAAAAAATTAGAAGGCTACGCATATAAAATCCTCGGAAATAAACAAACGGAATCTTTTTGGTGGAGATTTTCTGACGGCGTCTCTGAGCAATGGAATAGAATAATTTTGTATCTTCATAAAAGAAATTCTCCAATATTGGATCATTTTCGGAATCCGAAGACATCAGATAATAACGATTCGAATAGTTTCGATAGCAAGAAAAGTACCATTATTAACAAGTTGGTTGCCATATCGACCAAGAAACCAGTAGAAAGGAATCAATTTCATATAACTGAAACTAATACGAGAACAAATCTTGATATTTGA